One window from the genome of Streptomyces sp. NBC_00287 encodes:
- a CDS encoding TetR/AcrR family transcriptional regulator: MEPKETRRTYAVGDERRSRILDAAVEHFAQWGFHASSLARIAKDVGITQGGLLHHFRSKEDLLVQVLERTEQQDREKFFAEEFASATECYAGLLRLTEYNAARLGRTRMFNVLLAEAGDVGHPAHTYFVRRYTELVAVMSASLQLAVESGELKPDTDVVDIAEETAAVMDGLQLQWLLDPKGFDMVTRFRQYADRLLRSVKTDGTGLPS, encoded by the coding sequence ATGGAGCCCAAGGAGACCCGCAGGACGTATGCCGTCGGCGACGAACGCCGCTCGCGCATCCTCGACGCGGCCGTCGAGCACTTCGCCCAGTGGGGCTTCCACGCCTCCTCGCTGGCCCGCATCGCCAAGGACGTCGGGATCACCCAGGGCGGACTGCTGCACCACTTCCGCAGCAAGGAGGATCTGCTGGTGCAGGTCCTGGAGCGGACCGAGCAGCAGGACAGGGAGAAGTTCTTCGCCGAGGAGTTCGCCTCGGCCACCGAGTGCTACGCCGGACTGCTCCGGCTCACCGAGTACAACGCGGCCCGCCTCGGCCGCACCCGGATGTTCAACGTCCTGCTCGCCGAGGCGGGCGATGTCGGCCATCCCGCACACACGTACTTCGTCCGCCGCTACACCGAACTCGTGGCGGTCATGTCCGCCTCGCTCCAACTAGCGGTGGAGAGCGGGGAGCTGAAACCGGACACGGACGTCGTGGACATCGCGGAGGAAACGGCCGCCGTCATGGACGGACTCCAGCTCCAGTGGCTGCTCGACCCCAAGGGCTTCGACATGGTGACGCGGTTCCGCCAGTACGCGGACCGGCTGCTGCGGTCGGTCAAGACCGACGGGACCGGACTGCCCTCCTGA
- a CDS encoding MFS transporter, translating into MAVSHDAPLDARTAPSPELPQQAAPAKLVATLAFAQFGAYLAVLTPVMVTLALRVSQIVPEGERGAALGQVLSVGALLAMLGNPVFGALSDRTTSRFGRRRPWLLGGMLAGLGGLTVVALGSNVPTLLLGWALAQLGINAALSALTSCIPDLIPQAQMARVSGMVGMTTPLAIIAGSALAQAFSDSMALAFLVPGVIGLVAVGSLAAVMKDRPARVGAFQPYSLREFLRSFWVDPRKHPDFAWNFAGRFLVFTGASCVTSYQVYFLMDRLGYSDDDVTGKVFAGTIAMVAATVLGSLLGGQLSDRSGRRKPYVLGSSLVMAVSLAMIASAQSFGMYVAALVVFGFGEGLYLSVDMALAAAVLPNPEESAKDMGVLNIGNALPQSLVPIVAPALLAIGGGGNYGALFLFGAVAAVLGALAVQFIRTVK; encoded by the coding sequence ATGGCCGTGAGCCACGACGCCCCGCTCGACGCGAGAACCGCTCCCTCGCCCGAGCTCCCCCAGCAGGCCGCCCCCGCCAAGCTGGTCGCCACCCTCGCCTTCGCCCAGTTCGGCGCATACCTCGCCGTCCTCACCCCGGTGATGGTCACCCTCGCCCTGCGGGTCAGCCAGATCGTGCCGGAGGGCGAGCGCGGTGCCGCCCTCGGCCAGGTGCTCTCCGTCGGCGCGCTGCTCGCGATGCTCGGCAACCCGGTCTTCGGCGCCCTGTCCGACCGCACCACCAGCCGCTTCGGCCGCCGCCGCCCCTGGCTGCTCGGCGGCATGCTCGCCGGGCTCGGCGGACTGACCGTGGTCGCCCTCGGCTCCAACGTCCCCACGCTCCTGCTCGGCTGGGCCCTCGCCCAGCTCGGTATCAACGCGGCCCTCTCCGCGCTGACCTCCTGCATTCCCGACCTGATCCCCCAGGCACAGATGGCCCGTGTCTCCGGCATGGTCGGCATGACCACCCCGCTCGCGATCATCGCCGGTTCGGCGCTGGCCCAGGCCTTCAGCGACTCGATGGCCCTCGCCTTCCTGGTCCCCGGCGTCATCGGCCTGGTGGCGGTCGGCTCCCTGGCCGCCGTCATGAAGGACCGCCCCGCGCGCGTGGGCGCGTTCCAGCCGTACAGCCTCAGGGAGTTCCTGCGCAGCTTCTGGGTCGACCCGCGCAAGCACCCCGACTTCGCGTGGAACTTCGCGGGCCGCTTCCTGGTCTTCACCGGCGCCTCCTGTGTCACCAGCTACCAGGTCTACTTCCTGATGGACCGCCTCGGGTACAGCGACGACGACGTCACCGGCAAGGTCTTCGCCGGCACCATCGCCATGGTCGCCGCGACCGTGCTCGGCTCGCTGCTCGGCGGCCAGCTCTCCGACCGCTCCGGCCGCCGCAAGCCCTACGTCCTCGGCTCCTCGCTGGTCATGGCCGTCAGCCTGGCGATGATCGCCTCCGCGCAGTCCTTCGGGATGTACGTCGCCGCCCTGGTCGTCTTCGGCTTCGGCGAGGGCCTGTACCTGTCGGTCGACATGGCCCTCGCGGCGGCCGTGCTCCCCAACCCCGAGGAGTCCGCCAAGGACATGGGCGTGCTGAACATCGGCAACGCTCTCCCGCAGTCCCTCGTCCCCATCGTCGCCCCCGCGCTCCTCGCGATCGGCGGCGGCGGCAACTACGGCGCGCTGTTCCTCTTCGGCGCCGTCGCCGCCGTCCTGGGCGCGCTCGCCGTCCAGTTCATCCGTACCGTCAAGTAA
- a CDS encoding glycoside hydrolase family 3 protein: protein MATPPYRDPQLPVDVRVEDLLARMTLEEKAGQLFHTMVSMNPDGTLAEEGPFLRYGTTELLTGRHLTHFNLIGQGSARAMAEWANRIQELAASTRLGIPVTLSTDPRHAFTDNPGASFNSGDFSAWPEPLGLAAIGDPELVERFADTVRREYLAVGFRVALHPQIDLATEPRWSRQSGTFGSSAETSSELVRAYVRGLQGPALGPESVAAMVKHFPGGGPQKDGEDPHFPHGKEQVYPGGLREHHLKPFVAAVEAGCSQMMPYYGQPVGTDWEEVGFGFNKDVLTGLLRERLGFEGIICTDWGLLTDAEIMGEPAEARAWGVEHLSVAERAAKALDAGTDQFGGEQCPEVIVELVRGGRVSEERIDQSVRRVLREKFVLGLFENPYVDADRAEEIVGAAEFTALGEAAQRRSLTVLTDHAVLPVTGRPRLYVQGLSAETASAYGSVVDDPTAADLAVLRLRTPYEQRSGLFESFFHAGLLAFPDAELKEILRLLETAPTVVCVNLERPAVLPEIAERAAALVADFGASDAALLDVVFGRARAEGRLPFELPRSMAAVAASRPDVPNDTEDPVFPYGHGITPA from the coding sequence ATGGCCACGCCCCCGTACCGCGATCCGCAGCTGCCCGTCGACGTACGCGTCGAGGACCTCCTCGCCCGTATGACCCTGGAGGAGAAGGCGGGCCAGCTCTTCCACACCATGGTGTCGATGAACCCCGACGGCACCCTCGCCGAGGAGGGCCCCTTCCTGCGGTACGGCACCACCGAACTGCTCACCGGGCGCCATCTGACCCACTTCAACCTCATCGGGCAGGGCAGTGCCCGGGCGATGGCCGAGTGGGCCAACCGCATCCAGGAACTCGCCGCGAGCACCCGCCTCGGTATCCCGGTCACCCTCTCCACCGACCCGCGCCACGCCTTCACCGACAACCCCGGAGCGTCCTTCAACTCCGGCGACTTCTCCGCCTGGCCCGAGCCGCTGGGGCTCGCGGCGATCGGGGACCCGGAGCTGGTGGAGCGGTTCGCGGACACGGTCCGGCGCGAGTATCTGGCGGTCGGTTTCCGGGTCGCGCTGCACCCGCAGATCGACCTGGCGACCGAGCCGCGCTGGTCGCGGCAGTCGGGCACGTTCGGTTCCAGCGCCGAGACGTCGAGCGAGCTGGTACGGGCGTACGTCCGCGGCCTCCAGGGCCCTGCCCTCGGACCCGAGTCGGTCGCCGCGATGGTCAAGCACTTCCCCGGCGGCGGCCCGCAGAAGGACGGCGAGGACCCGCACTTCCCGCACGGCAAGGAGCAGGTGTACCCGGGCGGCCTGCGCGAGCACCATCTCAAGCCGTTCGTGGCCGCCGTCGAGGCCGGGTGCTCGCAGATGATGCCGTACTACGGCCAGCCCGTCGGCACCGACTGGGAGGAGGTCGGCTTCGGCTTCAACAAGGACGTCCTGACGGGCCTGCTGCGCGAACGCCTCGGCTTCGAGGGGATCATCTGCACCGACTGGGGGCTGCTCACGGACGCCGAGATCATGGGCGAACCGGCCGAGGCGCGCGCGTGGGGCGTGGAGCATCTGAGCGTCGCGGAGCGCGCGGCGAAGGCCCTGGACGCCGGCACGGACCAGTTCGGGGGCGAGCAGTGCCCCGAGGTGATCGTCGAGCTGGTGCGCGGCGGGCGGGTCTCCGAGGAGCGGATCGACCAGTCCGTACGGCGGGTGCTGCGCGAGAAGTTCGTGCTGGGGCTGTTCGAGAATCCGTACGTCGATGCCGACCGGGCCGAGGAGATCGTGGGCGCGGCGGAGTTCACGGCGCTGGGGGAGGCCGCCCAGCGGCGCTCGCTGACCGTGTTGACAGACCATGCCGTGCTGCCGGTCACCGGGCGGCCTCGGCTGTACGTCCAGGGGCTGAGCGCCGAGACGGCGTCCGCGTACGGCTCAGTGGTGGACGACCCGACGGCCGCCGACCTGGCCGTACTGCGCCTGCGGACACCGTACGAGCAGCGTTCGGGCCTCTTCGAGTCGTTCTTCCACGCGGGCTTGCTCGCCTTCCCCGACGCCGAGCTGAAGGAGATCCTCCGGCTGCTGGAGACGGCCCCGACCGTGGTGTGCGTCAACCTCGAACGCCCGGCCGTACTCCCTGAGATCGCCGAGCGGGCGGCCGCCCTGGTGGCCGACTTCGGCGCCTCGGACGCCGCCCTGCTGGACGTGGTCTTCGGACGGGCGCGGGCGGAGGGGCGGCTGCCGTTCGAACTGCCGCGCTCCATGGCGGCGGTGGCGGCGTCCCGTCCGGACGTGCCCAATGACACGGAGGACCCGGTGTTCCCGTACGGGCACGGGATCACCCCCGCATAG
- a CDS encoding sulfatase family protein has translation MSEGERRGPARRALIVGGAVAVAGATVPLVSGGGSGSRPASPTRTATPVAGHRPRSDNRPNILLVLTDDQPKETDWALPRTVDWLGGSGSTFGRAHANTPLCAPSRASVMTGRYAHHHGLLDTRHPYHLDQRTTVQRRLHEAGYRTGMFGKYLNFWRTGDDPPHFDEWLLQEPVRYFNGHYNDNGTVRIIPGYNTTVIKDRALAFIEASRTDSRPWFAYVATRSAHEANTPEPRYARTRVPEWEGRPSVFETDKTDKPPFLQAADHSFAQGSGLRARQLRTLLSVDDAMHDFREKLRALGQLENTLVLFTSDHGLCWGDHGWLRKSVPYRPSLEVPFQLSWPAGGLGTSRSDDRLTGLVDIAPTFLDAAGLPPDPEHDGHSLLDPGNDRDHLLAEWWWNQQDRQPIHSWASYIGKAEQYTEYHRTRLDHAGRPTRGDGKVLFREYYDLRADPYQLTNRLHQASPQEERRLGIPELAKGLAAMRG, from the coding sequence ATGTCCGAGGGAGAGCGGCGGGGGCCTGCTCGGCGTGCGTTGATCGTGGGCGGAGCGGTGGCTGTGGCGGGGGCCACCGTGCCGCTCGTCTCCGGTGGGGGGAGCGGATCGCGGCCGGCCTCCCCGACCCGTACCGCCACACCTGTGGCCGGCCATCGCCCCCGCTCCGACAACCGCCCCAACATCCTCCTCGTCCTCACCGACGACCAGCCGAAGGAGACGGACTGGGCGCTCCCCCGTACCGTCGACTGGCTCGGTGGCAGCGGCTCCACCTTCGGGCGGGCGCACGCCAACACCCCGTTGTGCGCGCCGTCGCGGGCCTCGGTGATGACGGGTCGGTACGCCCATCACCACGGCCTCCTCGACACCCGCCACCCGTACCACCTGGACCAGCGCACGACCGTCCAGCGCCGGTTGCACGAGGCGGGTTACCGCACGGGCATGTTCGGCAAGTACCTCAACTTCTGGCGCACCGGCGACGACCCGCCCCACTTCGACGAGTGGCTGCTCCAGGAGCCGGTGCGCTACTTCAACGGCCACTACAACGACAACGGCACCGTCCGGATCATCCCCGGCTACAACACGACCGTCATCAAGGACCGCGCCCTGGCCTTCATCGAGGCCTCCCGCACCGACAGCCGCCCTTGGTTCGCATACGTCGCCACCCGCTCCGCGCACGAGGCGAACACCCCGGAGCCGCGGTACGCACGCACGCGCGTGCCCGAGTGGGAAGGCCGCCCGTCGGTCTTCGAGACGGACAAGACCGACAAGCCGCCCTTCCTCCAGGCCGCCGACCACTCCTTCGCCCAGGGCAGTGGATTGCGCGCCCGTCAGCTCCGCACCCTGCTCTCGGTCGACGACGCGATGCACGACTTCCGCGAGAAGCTGCGCGCGCTCGGCCAGTTGGAGAACACCCTCGTGCTGTTCACCAGCGACCACGGCCTGTGCTGGGGCGACCACGGCTGGCTGCGCAAGTCGGTGCCGTACCGCCCGAGCCTGGAGGTCCCGTTCCAGCTGTCCTGGCCGGCCGGCGGCCTCGGCACCTCCCGCTCCGACGACCGGCTCACCGGGCTCGTCGACATCGCGCCCACCTTCCTCGACGCGGCCGGTCTCCCGCCGGATCCGGAGCACGACGGCCACTCCCTGCTGGACCCGGGCAACGACCGGGATCATTTGCTCGCCGAGTGGTGGTGGAACCAGCAGGACCGCCAACCGATCCACAGCTGGGCCTCGTACATCGGCAAGGCGGAGCAGTACACGGAGTACCACCGCACCCGTCTCGATCACGCCGGCCGCCCCACGCGGGGCGACGGGAAGGTGCTCTTCCGGGAGTATTACGACCTGCGCGCCGACCCCTACCAGCTCACCAACCGCCTCCACCAGGCGAGCCCGCAGGAGGAGCGACGGCTGGGGATCCCGGAGCTCGCCAAGGGTCTGGCCGCTATGCGGGGGTGA
- a CDS encoding GNAT family N-acetyltransferase: MTDTETLLSAYDDQMRGAPPTPPAGVTYEQDGPLLRIVGGFRGFVSGPRSLGVRGADLDRLIARQRDFFAARGEAVEWKTRAHDDPSDLTERLRAAGFAPEEQETVLIGRAADMAVREPVLPDGVTLRRVTADADMRRIAAMESAVWGQDWSWLADDLTGRVASAPDEIAVYVAEADGEVVSAAWLALRAGTGFASLWGGSTLTDWRGRGIYRALVATRAALAVARGVTYLHVDASDDSAPILRRLGFTAVTTTTPYVWSP; the protein is encoded by the coding sequence GTGACAGACACAGAGACCCTTCTCTCGGCCTACGACGACCAGATGCGCGGCGCGCCCCCGACCCCGCCCGCAGGGGTGACGTACGAACAGGACGGCCCGTTGCTGCGGATCGTCGGCGGGTTCCGGGGCTTCGTCAGCGGCCCGCGCTCCCTCGGTGTGCGGGGTGCCGACCTCGATCGGCTCATCGCCCGGCAGCGCGACTTCTTCGCGGCGCGCGGGGAGGCGGTGGAGTGGAAGACCCGGGCGCACGACGACCCGAGCGACCTCACCGAGCGGCTGCGCGCGGCGGGCTTCGCGCCGGAGGAGCAGGAGACGGTCCTGATCGGACGCGCCGCCGACATGGCCGTACGAGAGCCCGTCCTGCCTGACGGAGTGACACTGCGTCGGGTGACGGCGGACGCGGACATGCGCCGTATCGCCGCGATGGAGTCGGCGGTGTGGGGGCAGGACTGGAGCTGGCTCGCCGACGATCTGACCGGCCGGGTCGCCTCCGCCCCGGACGAGATCGCCGTGTACGTCGCCGAGGCGGACGGCGAGGTGGTGTCCGCTGCCTGGCTGGCCTTGCGCGCGGGCACCGGGTTCGCGAGCCTGTGGGGCGGGTCGACGCTGACCGATTGGCGGGGCCGGGGCATCTACCGCGCCCTGGTCGCCACCCGCGCCGCGCTCGCCGTCGCACGCGGGGTCACCTATCTGCACGTGGACGCCTCCGACGACAGCGCGCCCATCCTGCGGCGGCTGGGCTTCACGGCGGTGACGACGACCACACCGTACGTCTGGAGTCCCTGA
- a CDS encoding zinc ribbon domain-containing protein YjdM, which translates to MTDTLPPCPECAGAYTYEMGALLICPECGHEWSPASAEAAGSAAESGVVRDAVGNVLADGDTVTVIKTLKVKGSPSGIKAGTKVRNIRLIDAVDGHDIDCKVEGFGAMQLKSSVVKKA; encoded by the coding sequence GTGACCGACACCCTGCCCCCGTGCCCCGAGTGCGCCGGCGCGTACACCTACGAGATGGGCGCGCTCCTGATCTGCCCCGAGTGCGGCCATGAGTGGTCGCCCGCCTCCGCCGAGGCCGCGGGCTCCGCCGCCGAGAGCGGGGTGGTCCGTGACGCGGTCGGCAATGTCCTCGCCGACGGTGACACCGTCACCGTGATCAAGACCCTGAAGGTCAAGGGCAGCCCCAGCGGTATCAAGGCGGGCACCAAGGTCCGCAACATCCGTCTCATCGACGCCGTGGACGGCCATGACATCGACTGCAAGGTCGAGGGGTTCGGCGCGATGCAGCTGAAGTCGAGCGTGGTCAAGAAGGCCTGA
- the lon gene encoding endopeptidase La yields the protein MASTSTSLTLPVLPLDDEVVLPGMVVPLDLNDADVRAAVEAAQAAARSQPGKPRVLLVPRIDGTYASTGVLGTVEQVGRLADGDPGALIRGRDRVKIGAGTTGPGAALWVEGIRIDDSAPDPLPGQVADLVKEYKALATAWLRKRGAWQVVDRVQAIDDVSALADNSGYSPFLTTEQKVELLETADPVARLRLATQQLRDHLAEQDVAETIAKDVQEGVDKQQREFLLRRQLEAVRKELRELNGEAEGEESDDYRARVEAADLPEKVREAALKEVDKLERSSDQSPEGSWIRTWLDTVLELPWNERTEDAYDIQGAKSVLDAEHAGLEDVKERITEYLAVRKRRSERGLGVVGGRRGGAVLALVGPPGVGKTSLGESVAHAMGRKFVRVALGGVRDEAEIRGHRRTYVGALPGRIVRAIKEAGSMNPVVLLDEIDKVGSDFRGDPAAALLEVLDPAQNHTFRDHYLEVELDLSDVVFLATANVLEAIPEALLDRMELVRLDGYTEDEKIVIARDHLLARQLERAGLNKDEVTLDESALRKLAGEYTREAGVRNLERSIARLLRKVAAQHELGERKLPFTVTDGDLRDLIGRPHHVPESAQDPAERRTAVPGVATGLAVTGAGGDVLFVEASLADPETGAAGLTLTGQLGDVMKESAQIALSFLRSRGAELELPVGDLKDRGVHIHFPAGAVPKDGPSAGITMTTALASLLSGRLVRTDVAMTGEVSLTGRVLPIGGVKQKLLAAHRAGVTTVIIPKRNEPDLDDVPAEVLEKLDVHAVTDVRQVLDLALSPATNGAKSELPAAA from the coding sequence ATGGCTTCGACGTCCACTTCGCTCACCCTGCCCGTGCTGCCGCTCGACGACGAGGTCGTGCTGCCCGGAATGGTGGTCCCGCTGGACTTGAACGACGCCGATGTGCGCGCCGCCGTGGAGGCCGCCCAGGCCGCCGCCCGGTCCCAGCCGGGAAAGCCACGGGTACTGCTGGTGCCACGCATCGACGGTACATACGCGAGCACCGGTGTGCTCGGCACGGTCGAGCAGGTCGGCCGGCTCGCCGACGGTGATCCGGGCGCCCTGATCCGCGGCCGTGACCGCGTGAAGATCGGTGCCGGGACGACCGGGCCGGGCGCTGCCCTCTGGGTCGAGGGCATCCGGATCGACGACAGCGCGCCCGACCCACTGCCGGGGCAGGTCGCGGATCTGGTGAAGGAGTACAAGGCGCTCGCCACCGCCTGGCTGCGCAAGCGCGGCGCCTGGCAGGTCGTGGACCGGGTCCAGGCCATCGACGACGTCTCCGCGCTCGCCGACAACTCCGGGTACTCGCCCTTCCTCACCACCGAACAGAAGGTCGAACTGCTGGAGACCGCCGACCCGGTCGCCCGCCTCAGGCTCGCCACCCAGCAACTGCGCGACCACCTCGCCGAGCAGGACGTCGCCGAGACCATCGCCAAGGACGTCCAGGAGGGCGTCGACAAGCAGCAGCGCGAGTTCCTGCTCCGCCGCCAGCTGGAGGCCGTACGCAAGGAACTGCGCGAGCTGAACGGCGAGGCGGAGGGCGAGGAGTCCGACGACTACCGCGCCCGCGTCGAGGCCGCCGACCTGCCGGAGAAGGTCCGTGAGGCCGCCCTCAAGGAGGTCGACAAGCTGGAGCGGTCCAGCGACCAGTCGCCCGAGGGCTCCTGGATCCGGACCTGGCTGGACACGGTCCTCGAACTGCCGTGGAACGAGCGCACCGAGGACGCCTACGACATCCAGGGCGCCAAGTCCGTCCTGGACGCCGAGCACGCCGGTCTTGAGGACGTGAAGGAGCGGATCACCGAGTACCTGGCGGTCCGCAAGCGCCGTAGCGAACGGGGACTGGGCGTCGTCGGAGGGCGGCGCGGCGGTGCCGTACTGGCTCTCGTCGGGCCGCCCGGGGTCGGCAAGACCTCCCTCGGTGAGTCGGTCGCCCACGCGATGGGGCGGAAGTTCGTCCGCGTCGCCCTCGGCGGCGTCCGCGACGAGGCGGAGATCCGCGGTCACCGCCGTACATACGTCGGCGCGCTGCCCGGCCGGATCGTGCGGGCCATCAAGGAGGCCGGGTCCATGAACCCGGTTGTCCTGCTCGACGAGATCGACAAGGTGGGCTCGGACTTCCGCGGCGACCCGGCGGCCGCCCTGCTCGAGGTGCTGGACCCGGCCCAGAACCACACCTTCCGGGACCACTATCTGGAGGTCGAGCTGGACCTGAGCGACGTCGTGTTCCTCGCGACGGCCAACGTCCTGGAGGCCATCCCGGAGGCCCTGCTCGACCGTATGGAGCTGGTCCGCCTCGACGGCTACACCGAGGACGAGAAGATCGTCATCGCCCGCGACCATCTGCTCGCGCGCCAGCTGGAGCGGGCGGGTCTGAACAAGGACGAGGTGACGCTGGACGAGAGCGCGCTGCGCAAGCTGGCCGGTGAGTACACGCGGGAGGCGGGCGTCCGCAACCTGGAGCGCTCGATCGCACGACTGCTCCGCAAGGTTGCCGCGCAGCACGAACTGGGCGAGCGGAAGCTGCCGTTCACCGTGACGGACGGCGATCTGCGCGACCTGATCGGCCGCCCGCACCACGTGCCCGAGTCGGCCCAGGACCCCGCGGAACGCCGTACGGCGGTCCCGGGCGTGGCGACCGGTCTCGCGGTGACCGGAGCCGGCGGTGACGTCCTCTTCGTGGAGGCGTCCCTCGCGGACCCGGAGACGGGTGCGGCGGGTCTGACCCTGACGGGCCAGCTGGGTGACGTGATGAAGGAGAGCGCGCAGATCGCCCTGTCCTTCCTCCGCTCCCGCGGCGCCGAACTGGAACTCCCTGTCGGCGACCTCAAGGACCGGGGCGTGCACATCCACTTCCCGGCGGGCGCGGTCCCGAAGGACGGACCGAGCGCGGGCATCACGATGACGACGGCACTCGCCTCCCTGCTGTCGGGCCGCCTGGTCCGCACGGATGTGGCGATGACGGGCGAGGTCTCCCTGACGGGACGGGTCCTGCCGATCGGCGGAGTGAAGCAGAAGCTGCTGGCCGCGCACCGGGCGGGCGTCACGACAGTGATCATCCCCAAGCGCAACGAGCCCGACCTCGACGACGTCCCCGCCGAGGTCCTCGAAAAGCTCGACGTCCACGCCGTGACGGACGTACGCCAGGTCCTGGACCTGGCCCTGTCTCCGGCCACGAACGGCGCGAAGTCGGAGCTTCCGGCAGCGGCGTGA
- a CDS encoding lysozyme, protein MRVHRPGLLRLCLTALLLTALSLTFATPTSAASAADTPARGSAHMGMGVPAHDGVHGLPRDTRATQTEGVDVSSHQGNVAWSTLWSSGVKWAYVKATEGTYYTNPYFAQQYNGSYNVGMIRGAYHFATPDTTSGATQANYFVDHGGGWSRDGKTLPGALDIEWNPYGAACYGKTQAGMVTWIRDFLNQYKARTGRDAVIYTATSWWTQCTGNYSGFGASNPLWIARYASTVGTLPAGWSYYTMWQYTSTGPSVGDHNKFNGALDRVQALAYG, encoded by the coding sequence ATGCGTGTGCACAGACCCGGACTGCTCCGCCTCTGCCTCACGGCACTCCTGCTCACAGCGCTCTCCCTCACGTTCGCCACCCCCACCTCCGCCGCCTCCGCGGCCGACACCCCCGCCCGGGGCTCCGCCCACATGGGCATGGGCGTCCCGGCCCATGACGGCGTCCACGGCCTCCCCCGAGACACCCGCGCCACCCAGACGGAGGGCGTCGACGTCTCCTCCCACCAGGGCAACGTGGCCTGGTCGACCCTCTGGAGCAGCGGCGTGAAGTGGGCCTATGTGAAGGCCACGGAAGGCACGTACTACACGAACCCGTACTTCGCCCAGCAGTACAACGGCTCCTACAACGTCGGCATGATCCGCGGCGCCTACCACTTCGCCACCCCCGACACCACGTCCGGCGCCACCCAGGCCAACTACTTCGTGGACCACGGCGGCGGCTGGTCCCGCGACGGCAAGACACTCCCCGGCGCCCTGGACATCGAGTGGAACCCGTACGGCGCTGCCTGCTACGGCAAGACCCAGGCCGGGATGGTCACCTGGATCCGCGACTTCCTGAACCAGTACAAGGCCCGCACGGGCCGGGACGCCGTCATCTACACGGCGACGAGCTGGTGGACCCAGTGCACGGGCAACTACTCCGGCTTCGGCGCCAGCAACCCGCTGTGGATCGCGCGGTACGCGTCGACGGTGGGGACACTGCCCGCGGGCTGGAGCTACTACACGATGTGGCAGTACACCTCGACCGGACCGTCGGTCGGTGACCACAACAAGTTCAATGGAGCCTTGGACCGGGTGCAGGCCCTGGCCTACGGATAG
- a CDS encoding MarR family winged helix-turn-helix transcriptional regulator — translation MREDGNGDGRRVGSGVSGRGVEQPEFLSLERELTVLLRRARASQGEMAREVHPDLESAAYGLLIRLDECGEQRATELAAYIGVGKATMSRQLRALEDLGLVAREPDPADGRAWLVHLTEEGRGRVSKVREARRARYARRLSGWDPREVSELARLLNQLNQEMEGQG, via the coding sequence GTGCGCGAAGACGGAAACGGCGACGGACGTCGAGTCGGCTCCGGGGTGTCCGGACGTGGTGTGGAGCAGCCCGAGTTCCTGTCCCTGGAGCGCGAGTTGACCGTGTTGCTGCGCCGGGCCCGGGCCAGTCAGGGCGAGATGGCCCGCGAGGTCCATCCGGATCTGGAGTCCGCCGCCTACGGGCTGCTGATCCGGCTCGACGAGTGCGGGGAGCAGCGGGCGACCGAGCTCGCCGCCTATATCGGCGTCGGCAAGGCCACCATGTCCCGTCAGTTGCGCGCCCTGGAGGACCTCGGCCTGGTCGCTCGCGAGCCCGACCCCGCCGACGGGCGGGCCTGGCTGGTCCACCTCACCGAGGAGGGCCGCGGCCGGGTGAGCAAGGTACGGGAGGCCCGGCGAGCGCGGTACGCCCGCCGGCTCTCCGGCTGGGACCCTCGTGAGGTCTCCGAACTGGCCCGGCTGCTCAATCAGTTGAACCAGGAGATGGAGGGGCAGGGCTGA